The Tripterygium wilfordii isolate XIE 37 chromosome 5, ASM1340144v1, whole genome shotgun sequence genome window below encodes:
- the LOC119998990 gene encoding probable transmembrane ascorbate ferrireductase 3 produces the protein MDREFYRVSASRITVVAHVFGILAFILMLVWLLHYRGGIEYDSDNPDRVFNVHPFLMYCGFIFLAGEAMMAYKTVIATHPVQKFVHMMLHFSAIVLGIVGICAVFRFHDMKHAEDLYSLHSWIGLGTFIVFGLQWMFGLATFMAPGSSMESRARMLPWHICGGRALLYMATCAALTGMMEKYGFLDLGPDSRESRLMNFTALFILLFGVFVDLSVALARYV, from the exons ATGGATCGTGAATTCTACAGGGTCTCGGCCTCTCGTATAACTGTAGTTGCTCATGTTTTTGGCATCTTAGCTTTCATTTTAATGTTGGTTTGGTTATTGCATTATCGTGGGGGCATTGAGTATGATTCTGACAATCCTGACCGAGTTTTCAAT GTTCACCCATTTCTTATGTACTGTGGATTCATTTTTCTAGCTGGTGAAG CAATGATGGCATACAAGACAGTAATCGCGACACATCCAGTACAGAAGTTTGTTCACATGATGCTTCACTTCTCTGCAATTGTACTCGGAATTGTAGGAATATGTGCAGTTTTCAGGTTCCACGATATGAAGCATGCGGAGGATTTGTACAGCTTACACTCCTGGATCGGCCTAGGCACCTTCATCGTCTTCGGCTTACAG TGGATGTTTGGATTGGCGACATTCATGGCTCCAGGATCTTCAATGGAATCAAGAGCAAGAATGCTACCGTGGCACATATGCGGAGGCAGAGCACTCCTGTACATGGCAACATGTGCAGCTCTTACTGGAATGATGGAAAAATATGGATTTCTTGATTTAGGACCTGACAGTCGTGAATCAAGATTGATGAACTTCACTGCACTATTTATACTCCTCTTTGGCGTCTTTGTCGATCTTTCTGTTGCTCTTGCGCGTTATGTGTGA
- the LOC119998778 gene encoding zinc finger protein 7-like has product MVAPTANLDSENESEACSQVASNLSKQEPSPDPSKDGATTSSSITIIELQPNPMPVSLDLTLNFNSTDVKLKGIGETSIEVAASVNASTIPRVFSCNYCRRKFYSSQALGGHQNAHKRERTMAKRAMRMGIYSDRYTSLASLPLHGSVFRSLGIKAHAAVHHGVVPSHRPLDSRGRVRFEEGYYGMPMLMEDDDDFVPFWPGSFRQVGEGVDGDIGIKFVQSTNMNLVAVVPPLPTDTSSPDLTLKL; this is encoded by the coding sequence ATGGTGGCTCCAACCGCTAACTTGGATTCTGAAAATGAATCTGAAGCCTGCAGTCAAGTAGCATCCAATTTATCAAAGCAAGAACCATCCCCTGATCCTTCAAAGGATGGTGCAACCACATCTTCATCTATCACAATCATTGAACTTCAACCAAATCCAATGCCTGTATCACTTGATCTAACACTCAATTTTAACTCCACTGATGTTAAGTTGAAGGGCATTGGTGAGACTAGCATTGAAGTAGCTGCTTCAGTCAATGCATCAACAATCCCCAGAGTTTTCTCTTGCAATTACTGTAGGCGCAAGTTCTACAGCTCACAGGCACTAGGAGGCCACCAGAATGCTCATAAGAGGGAACGCACAATGGCTAAGCGGGCAATGCGGATGGGAATATATTCTGATAGGTATACTAGCTTGGCATCGCTACCACTTCACGGTTCTGTGTTTCGGTCCCTTGGAATCAAAGCTCATGCTGCAGTGCACCATGGTGTGGTACCATCACATAGGCCTCTTGATTCGAGAGGTAGAGTGAGGTTTGAGGAAGGCTATTATGGGATGCCAATGCTAATGGAAGACGATGATGATTTCGTACCATTCTGGCCTGGGAGTTTTCGGCAAGTGGGGGAGGGTGTAGATGGTGATATAGGTATCAAGTTCGTTCAGAGCACAAACATGAATTTGGTAGCAGTGGTACCTCCACTACCAACAGATACATCGTCACCTGATCTTACTTTGAAGCTCtga